The DNA window GTTAGAGACATCCTAAAAAGAAACAATATGACCAGTGACGATATCGACTGGTTTATTCCTCATCAAGCAAACTACAGAATCATAGACGCAGTTGCAAGAGCCATTAAAATGCCAAGCGAAAAATCGGTTCTCACCGTTCACAAATACGGAAACACTTCAAGTGCTTCGATTCCTATGGCAATTAATGATATGTATAAAGAAGGAAAGCTTAAAAAAGGCGATATTATGCTGCTTGACGCCTTCGGAGGCGGATTTACTTGGGGAAGCGCTTTAGTCCCTTTCAATTAATTTTCTCTCGCACTCCTCTACTGCTAATAAAACACTCATCTCTATTTCCGGTACGTGAGAAAACGCCATTTTAAAAGGAATTTGAAGTTCGTCTATTTCTATTTTTGAGAGTCTATCTTTTATTCTGTTTACCATTTTTACAACTATCTCAAGATTATTAAACGTCAAAATTTTAAACGTATTTTCAACTCTAAAAACAAAATCGATATCCCTAATGGAATTTTGTATCTCTTTTGCAAAGGTTTTTAATACTTTGAGTTTAAAATTATGCCCGTACAAACTCTCCAAAATCGACAAATTTTCAAGTCTTATCATAATAATACCAAGCGGCTTATCAAGTTCGTTGCTTTCTTCTATCATAACTTCGAAATATTTTTGATTATAGACATCCGTAAGAGGGTCTTTTATAGCGATAAAACTAATTTTTAAACTCAATGTCTCAAAACTTACTTCTCCTATTAATTTAAAATCCTCCATTACGGGAGCAAAATCGAGTTTTCTTCTTCTAAGATCGTTATATGCATCGATAATATGCATATCGGCGTTAAGTGTATATATTTCTTTTTTGTTTTGCTGAATATAATCTTTAACTTTCATATCTTTTTTATTTTGTAAAAAAATATCGACTATTTCTACCGGCGTAAATATATATAACGGCTTTTCATCCTGGAGTATATAGAGTCTGGGATTGTTTTTAGTTTGAAAATAAGCAATTACGTCTTCTAATGTTTTTTCAGCTATTTCGGTATATTCTTTAGAATGTACGGGGTCTACGTAATTTTTGATTTTCATAATCAAAACCTTTTTTTATAATATTCTATCACAAAATAAAACTTTATGGTATAATTTCACTTCAAATCCAAAAAGGAGCGGCCATGCCTAAAATGAAAACAAACAGAGGGGCGGCTAAAAGATTTAAAGTTAAAAAAAGCGGAAAAATCAAAAGAGGAAGTGCTTATAGAAGCCACATCCTTACTAAAAAATCTCAAAAGAGAAAAAGAAATCTAAGAGCCCCTAAATACGTAGACCAAACAAACATTAAAGAAGTAAAATTATTACTTTGTATCTAATTTAAGTGTAGAAACGGCAAAGTGAAGCGAAAAAGCTTCCGCGCAAAGCGCTAAGTTGCAAGATGCACGCCAAAATGAAGGAGTAAAACATGAGAGTAAAAACTGGTATTGTTAGAAGAAGAAGACATAAAAAAATATTAAAAATGGCAAAAGGCTTCTACTCAGGTAGAAGAAAACACTTTAGAAAAGCTAAAGAACAAGTTGAAAGAAGTTTAGTATACGCTTTTAGAGACAGAAAACAGAAAAAAAGAGACTTCAGAAAACTTTGGATCGTTAGAATCAACGCTGCATGTAGATTAAACGACATAAGCTATTCAAGATTCATCAACGGTCTTAAAAAAGCGGGTATCGAGCTTGATAGAAAAATCTTAGCCGATCTTGCAATGAACGAACCTGAAGTATTCGCTTCAATCGTAGAAAAAGCAAAAGCGGCTCTATAATTTCGAGCCCTTTCTCTTTTATTAACTCAAATTTCCCTCGGACACTATTTTTCAAGACAAAAAAGAGAAAAATCAAGAGTTAATAAAATCCTCCAATTTTTCTCTTAAAACTCTTTTTAAGACTTTACCCGTAGCGTTTTTAGGAAGATTATCCACGATATATATCTCTTTTGGAAGTTTATAGTTTGCAAGGTGAGATTTTAAAAACTTTCTAAGTTCTCTTACATCCACTTTAACATCCTCTTCAGGCTCTATAAAAGCAATAGGGATTTCACCGTGATTTTCATCTTTTTTACCTACTACCGCACACTCTTTCACACCAGGGAACTTCAAACAAACCTCTTCAATTTCTCTTGGATAAATATTAACTCCCCTACTAATAATCAAATCTTTTTTTCTATCGAGAATATAAATATACCCGTCCTCATCCACTTTTCCGATATCTCCGGTTAAAAGCCAGCCGTTAATAATCGTCTCGGCGGTTGCGTCTTCTCTTTTATAGTAGCCTTTCATAACGTTATCGCCTTTTACGATAATCTCACCGGCTTCTCCTACCGGTACCTCAACCAAATCGTCATTTACTATTTTTACCTCTACTCCGGGTATCGTAGGTCCTACAGAGCCTGGTTTTTGAAGTTCCGGTCTATTTACGGCGACAACCGGAGATGTTTCGCTAAGCCCGTATCCTTCAAGCAAAGGCGCTTTTTTAAATTTGGCTTTGAATCTGTTTAACACCTCTCCCGGCAAAGGAGCGGCACCCGAGATAAAAAACCTCACTTTATTCAGCCAATGAAAATAAAACGGAAGCTTTGCACGACTAAGAGCTGAATAAACATCAGGCACTCCCGTAAAAATTGTCACTCTTTTTAAAAGAGTCTGTTTAATAATATTGCTAAACGGCATAATCGAACGAATAATCACAACGGGCGAAGCCGAGTACATAGGCAAAAGTAAATTAACGGTCATCGTAAAAGAGTGAAACATCGGAAGATATGCAATAAATCTGTCTTTATTGGTAATTTTTACTATTTCATTCACACCTAAAATATTCGAAAAAATATTTTTATACGTAAGCATTGCACCTTTTGGTTTTCCGGTAGTTCCGGAAGTGTAGATAATAACAGCCAAATCTTCGAGTTTAGGAAGTTCGATACTCTCATGAGCTTCATAATTCGCCAAAATTTCGCTAAAAGAGATATTGTTTTCATCAAGGTCTTTATAATCGCCTTCCCAAATTATTTTTTTCACTTTTGTTTTCGAGCGAATCGTTGGAATATTACAGGCAAGTTTCGAAGAAGCGACCATAAGTTCGGCTTCAACGTCATTTACGATAAAAGCAACTTCGTCTTCTTTTAAAAACGTATTGATAGGTACGGGAATCGCTCCTATTTTTTGAGTAGCCAAGTATGCGATTATAAACTCCAAAGAATTGGCGACGTAAATAGGAATTTTATCTTCTTTTTTTACTCCTAAAAGTTCTAAAGTTCTCGCAAAAGTATCGACTTTTTTCTTAACTTCTTCCCAAGTAACTTTTTTATCGTCAATAAAGTAAGCGGGCTTTTTTCTAAATTCTCTTGCGTTTCTTTCCAAAACTTCATAAAAATTATTATACAAATACTTCATTTCCTACCCTCTTTTTATGTTATTATAGCAAATAAAAAGGCTTGATTATGGAGCTTCCTAAAAGCCAACAAGAACTCCTCCAAAATCTTGAAAAACTGATAGAGCAGACATACGAAGCGGAAAAAGAATTTATAGAACTAAAAAATATTCTTAACGGAGTAATAGAGTTTTTGCCTCAAGCTTTATGGGTTGTCGATAAAAGCGGAGAAGTTATCGTCAAAAACTCTAAAGCTGATGAGTTTGACTTTATTCCGCAAAAAGGCGAAATAGAAGTAAACGATAAAGTATTTTTGGTGCAAACTTCCAATATCAAAGACAAAACGATTATAAGCGCTACTGATATTACAGAGCAAAAAAGAAACGAAAGATTAATTGCCATGGGACAAATGGCGGCTCATTTAGCCCACGAAATCAGAAATCCTATAGGTTCCATTTCAATTCTTTTGGCACTACTTAAAAAATCATGCCCTCAAAACGAAATGATAGACGAAATGAAAAGCGCAATATTCAGAATCGAAAGAATTATAAAATCAACTCTTCTCTTTTCAAAAGGAATACGCCTAAACAAAAGAAAATTCTTATTAAGCTCTTTAAAAAAAGAGCTTGAAGAAAATATCAAATACTATTCGCATTCAAAAGAGATAAATTTCGTTTATTTCTTACCCGATATCGAGATAAAAGCCGATTACGATTTGCTTTTATTGGTCTTGCAAAATATGATTATAAATGCGATAGACGCTATAGAAGACGACGAAAAAGAAGAAGGTTTAATAGAAGTTTTATATGAAAAGAACGATAAATATCACATTATAAACATTTACGACAGCGGCAAGGATTTCGAAGATACAAACATCCTTTTCGAACCTTTCAAATCGACAAAAACAAAAGGAAACGGACTCGGACTTGCATTAAGCAAAGAAATAATAACGGCACACGAAGGAAAAATAGAACTTTCAAAAGAAAAAAAAGGATTTAAAATATATTTGCCTATCTAAACCAATGTTTTTTTATAACTTTTCCTCCCTTTATTTCGTCAATTACGATTTTATCCTCTTTTTTAAAAATGTTATAAATGATATCTCCGTTGTCGATAATATATATATTTCCGATTTTCTCATATTTATGATGTTTAATTTTGTCGAAAATTACAGACAAAATATAATCGCTCTTCGGAAAAGAAAAACCATCAAGCGAGTAATTATCGAAAAAATACGCCATTAAAAGCTTTTTTTGAAGATAAATAGTGGAAAAATAGATAGAATTTTTCCGTCCGATATCGGTTTTTTTAAGTTTGTTAGTGATAAAAGGCAAAAGATAGATTTTATCAAGCTTTACACAACTAAACCCTATAAGACTCAAAATATTTTCGTCTTTGTATTTTTGGATATTTTGATAGGTGCAGAGATTATTATACTTTTTTTCAAAAAAGTCTTTGAGAATATCTGCTTTCAAAAAAGAAAAAACGAAAAGAAAAATTAAAAAAAACCTCATCCTTCTCCCTGAGTACTTTTTTGTGAAATTAACACGTCTTCGATTATTTCGTCCAAATCCCCGTCAAGTATGTCATCTACTTTTGAATACGCTTTGTTGCTTCTATTGTCTTTTACTTGCTGATATGGAAACAACACGTAACTTCTAATCTGATGTCCCCAACCCATTTCATCTTTTGGTTTTCCTTCTTCTTCGGCTCTTCTTTTTTCAAGTTCGAGCTCGTAGAGTTTCGATTTTAGCATTTTAAAGGCCATTTCTTTATTTTTGTGCTGTGACCTATCTTGCTGACAGCTAACGACAATACCTGTCGGAACGTGCGTAATTCTAACCGCACTTTCGGTTTTATTTACGTGCTGACCACCGGCTCCGCTTGCACGGAATACGTCGATTCTAATGTCTTTAGGGTCTATTTCGATTTCGATATCATCGTCAATTTCCGGAGAAACTTGCACGCTTGCAAAAGAAGTATGTCTTCTTCCAGCACTATCAAAAGGCGAAACCCTAACAAGTCTGTGAATTCCGTTTTCAACTTTCAAATACCCGTAAGCGTTTTCACCTTTGATTAAAAGAGTCGCGTCTTTAATACCGGCCTCTTCTCCGGCTTGATAATCAAGTACGTCAACTTTCCAACCTCTTCTTTCGGCAAATCTCATATACATTCTATAAAGCATACTCGCCCAATCGTGAGATTCCGTTCCACCGGCACCAGGGTGAATGGTAATAATAGCGTTTTTCTCGTCGTTTTCGTCGCTTAGCATTACTTCTATTTCAAGGTCTCTAATAGCTTTTTCGAGCTCTTTTACGTCGTTAAAAACTTCATTTAAAGTCTCTTCGTCCTCTTCCATACTCGCAAGCTCGTACATATCTTTATTGTCCATTAAAGCCTGTTTGGCCTTTTTATATTTATCAAGTTTTCTTTGGATAATGTTTTTTTCTTTTTGGATTTTCGCACTTTTTTTCGGATCGTTCCAAAAATTAGGGTCGTTTTCCATTTGAGCTATTTCATCAAGTCTTTTTTGAAGCTCTTCAGGTTTTAAAATCGACTCGATATTCGATAATTTGTTCTCCAAATCCTTTATCAACTCGCTATATTCAAAAGCATCCATTAACTACACTCCTTTTAATCTTAAAATAACATTATTGATATAACATATTTTTTATTATAATTCTATCAAAATTTCAAGCGAGAGTTTTAAAGGGCGTATATGGAAATACTCAAATCTCCAAAAGAAGCTGTTAATTTCAGAAATAATTTAAAAGGAAGCGTCGGTTTCGTACCTACGATGGGAGCCTTGCACGAGGGACACCTCTCTTTGATAAAAAAAGCAAGAGAAGAAAACGATAACGTTATAGTCTCTATTTTCGTAAATCCGACTCAATTTTTACCGGGAGAAGATTTCAACAAATATCCAAGAAGACTCGAAGCGGATTTTGAGATATGCAAAAGAGCGGGAGTCGATGCCGTATTTACTCCGAATCCGGAAAATATGTATACCGATGATGAAATTTTAATAAAAGCCCCGAAAATTAAAGGCTACATTTTAGAAGGATTTTTCAGACCGGGACATTTTGACGGAGTTTTGCAAGTAGTAAACAAACTATTCAACATAATACGCCCTACACGCGCATATTTCGGGAAAAAAGACGCCCAACAGCTATATTTAATCAAACAAATGGTAAAAAATTTCTTTTTTAACATCGAAATCGTAGAAGGCGAAACCGTAAGAGAAAAAGACGGACTCGCTCTATCAAGCAGAAATATATATTTGAGCGATGAAGAGAGAAAAAGAGCGCTTAGTATTTCAAAAGCCCTAAAAAGAGCCGCAAAACTCTCTACCAAAACCGATGATATCGAAACAATCAAAAAAGAGATGCTTGACATCTTAGAAGTGGACGAATTACAATATATCGCTTTTGTAGATAGAGATTTCAACTACATTCAAAAAATTCAACCCGGAAACACAATCGTACTCATAGCCGCATACGTCGGAACTACGAGATTAATCGACAATATTTACATTTAAAGGGGTTAAGTGAGACGTATATTAGCATTAATTTTCATAACTACCGCCGTATTCGCGCAAAATCTTATCGATACGTATAGATTCGAAGGTGTGAACTCTTTGATAAAGCAGATTGAAAAAACAATTCAATCAAAAGATTATTGGCTAAAAAGAATAAAAAACGACGACGTCAAATTCGGCTATTTTCAATCTCCACATTTTATTCTTTTTTGTAACAAAAGAGCCAAAACTCTTCAAGTTTTCGCATATAAAGACGGAAAACTAAACGAAGTAGCCATGTTTTCGAATATTATCGTAGGAAAGTTAGGAGATAAGGAAAAAGAGGGAGATTTAAAAACTCCTATCGGCGTTTATACTTTAATAAATAAAATCAAGCCTTCAAACACCTTTTACGGACCGCTTGCTTTCGTAACGTCATATCCGAATCTATTTGATAAAGTTCATCATAAAGACGGATACGGTATATGGATTCACGGAAAACCACTTGACGGAGAGAGAGGAGATGTCAGCAAAGGATGTATAGTTTTAAATAACGACGAAATTTTAAGACTTGACAGATTAATAAATTACAAAAAAACAACTCTTGAAATTACAGAGTATCCTCTTTTTGCGAGAAAAGAAGACGTAGCTCAAATTTTAGCCACTCTTTATAAATGGAGATATGCCTGGAAAAATTCCGATATAAAAAAATATATATCTTTTTATGATAAAGATTTCCAAAGAAGTAACGGAATGAATCTAAAAGAGTTCATAGCTTATAAAAAGAGAGTTTTTAGAAACAAAAGAGGCAAAAAAGTTGAAATTTATTTTAAAAACATCAAAATAGTACCTTACCAAAACATAAAAAATTTACCTATTTACGAAATAACTTTTCATGAAGATTATATATCTCCGGGCTATGAATTCCACGGCTACAAAGAGATATATATGATAAAAAGAGGTGATAAATTTAAAATTTTAATAGAAAAATAATTACATAAATTTAAGTCCTATAAGCATTAAAACAAGACCGAAAAGTATAGGCATTGCAATTTGCAATGCTCCCTCGAATCTCTTATAAAAAAACCAAAAAAGCCATAAAACGAAAAGATTAAACATCGCAAAAAAAACATACTTCCCGAAATAATTCAGCCCTTCATACAAAACATAGTCTATTTTATACATACCGACAGCACCAAGCACCAATCCGACAATAAGCCCTATATATCTCAAAACAGCCCTTTTTTGCGAAATTATACCATTTTTGATAAAATCATAATAAAAAGGAAACTCTTGAAAAAGCTCTATTTGGCTTCTCTTGGATGTGTAAAAAATTTGATAGACAGCGAAGTAATGCTCGGTCGTTTAAAAGATGAATACGAGCTAACTCAAAACCCGAGCGAAGCGGATTTGATAATAGTAAATACCTGCGGGTTTATCAATCCGGCAAAAGAAGAATCTATCGAAACTATCTTAGAACTTGCCAACGAAAAAAAAGAAAACGCAAAACTCGTAGTCACGGGATGTCTTAGCGAGAGATATAAAGATATCCTGCCTCAAGAAATTCCTGAAGTCGATATTTGGAGCGGTGTTGGAGATTTCGGAAATATCGATAAAGTAATAAAATCGAATAAAAAGAAATATTTTTCACCGAAAGTTTATTTAATCCATAATGAAGATAGAGTAATCACCGGAAGTGCGTATCACGCTTATATTAAACTTAGCGAAGGGTGCAATCAAAAATGTGCATTTTGCGCTATTCCTAACTTCAAAGGCAGATTAAATTCCCGTCCTATCGAAGAAATAATAGAAGAGATTAAAAGATTAAAAGCAAAAGGCTACAAAGACTTCTCACTCGCAAGCCAAGACAGCAGCTCGTATCTAAGAGACAAAGGAATAAAAGACGGACTTGAGAGACTTATTGACGAAATAGATAAAATCGAAGGTATTACCGTTCGAATACTATATCTCTACCCGGCAACCACTACAAAAAGATTGATAAGAAAAATTTTTTCATCAAAAAAAGTCCAAAATTATTTTGATATGCCGATTCAACATATCAGCCCTAAAATGCTAAAAATTATGAGAAGACCGGGCAGTGTCGAGAGATTAAAAGAACTTCTTTACGAAATGAGAAAAGAGTTTTCTTTTGTCAGAACTTCCGTGATCGTAGGTCATCCGGGTGAAAGTGAAGAGGATTTTAACGAACTTAAAGAGTTTTTAAAAGAGTACGAATTTGACAGAGTAAACGTTTTTGCTTATTCCGACGAAGAAGATACGCCTGCATTTAAAAGAAAAGACAAAATCCCTCAAGACATAATCGAAAAAAGAGTAAAAGAGATTAGCAAAATAGTCAAAAAAACAACTAAAAAAGCTCTTAAAAAATATGTCGGTAAAATTTGTGAATGCTATATGGACGGATTAACCAAAGATAATCTTTTCTATTCGGTAAGACCGAAACTTTGGGCTCCCGAAGTTGACGGAGACATTTTAGTAAACGAAAGCGAAATAGAAAATTTAAAAGTCGGCGAACTTTATAAAGTAAAAGTGGAAAATTTAGCCGGAGAAGATTTAATTGGAAAAATCATCAAATAATCTTTTGGCATTTTCCGCCGGAGTAGACTCTACAGCCCTATTTTTTTGGCTGCTTGAAAAAAATATTCCCTTTGATATTGCAATCGTAAACTATCACACAAGAAAAACAAGCGACGAAGAAGTAGAATACGCAAAAACGCTCGCAAAAAAATATAATAAAAAAATTTACATAAAAGACTGCTTTTTAGAAAAATTCTCAGAAAACGAAGCAAGAAAATGCAGATATGAATTTTTTGAAGAAATTATGAAAAAACATAATTACGACACTCTCATTTTAGCTCATCAACTAAACGACAGATTCGAATGGTTTTTAATGCAACTCTCAAAAGGAGCGGGCTTAAAAGAGTTAATAGCGATGGAAAAATGGGAGGAGAGAGAATGGTATAGAATATATAGGCCTTTTTATAACGTATCTCGTGATGAAATTTTAACATTCCTAAATGAAAGAGGAATTAAATACTACATAGACGAAACGAATTTCGATAAAAAATACAAAAGAAACTTTTTTCGACACAACTTTTCGGATAAATTTATAAAACTTTATAAAGAGGGAGTTAAAAGAAGTTTTGAGTTTTTAGAAGAAGATAAAAAGCTACTTTTCGATACCGATTGGAAAAGAGAAAAAGATCTTTTTTGGTTTAAAAAATCAAATCCAAAAAGAGATATCAAAAAAATAGATTTAATTTTGAAAAAATTAGGAATATTACCGACAAAAGCCCAAAAAGACGAAATTTTAAAAACCGACTTTAACTGCGTAATACAAGGGAAAATAGCTATCGATTCCAATAATTCACATATTTTTATAGCTCCGTATGTTAAAATTCCTTTATCGAAGGAAAATAAAGAAAAATATAGAAAATTAAAAATTCCGCCTAAAATCAGAGGTTACCTGCAAAAGGAAAATATATGTATTACGTAATATACGGTGACGTACACGGATGTTTGGAAGAGTGGGAAGAGCTTAGAAAACTTATACCTAAAAACTCTTTTGAAATTAGTGTAGGAGATATTTTAGATAAAGGCCCCTATCCCGTAGAAGCATTAAGATACGCAAAAAAAAATAAGATTTTCACCATTATGGGAAACCACGAATATAAACATTTAAGAAAATATTGGGGAAGAAAAGTTATTCTTGATGAAGACCAGCAAAGAGTATATCCTCAACTAAAACAAGAAGATTTCGATTTTATAGAAAGTATGCCTTTTTTTCTAAAACTTAATCACTTAACTATTCTTCACGGAGGCATTACTAACAAAATAAGATTAAACAACCCGCCTTTAAATATAATGACATTGCTACTTTTTTTAAGAGAAGTGGATGAAAACGATAAATTTTTACCCTTAAATCACAACCATCCGAACGCTTCTTTTTGGGCGGATAGATACGACGGACACGAAGGATTTATTGTATACGGACATAATCCTTTTAAAGATGTCAAAAAAAATAAGTTTGCCGCCGGGATCGATACGGCATGCGTTTACGGAAACAAACTGACCGCACTCGTTATTAAAAATACTTTAAAACCTTGGGATTACGAAATTATTCAAGTAAATGCAAAAAAACAATATTCCCCTCTTCATTTTGAAATTCAAAACCCTTGAATAAATAAAAAAAAGTAGATATAATTTCATTCCACATCTGCTGGGCCTGTAGCTCAGCTGGTTAGAGCAACCGGCTCATAACCGGTTGGTCGCAGGTTCGAGTCCTGCCAGGCCCACCAGCTTTTTTTGCCCAGGTAGCTCAGTCGGTAGAGCAAGGGACTGAAAATCCCTGTGTCGGCGGTTCGATTCCGTCCCTGGGCACCATGTAATTTCCGCCTCTAATTCCCCACTTATAATAAAATCTTATAATATAGACTTTTTTAAAAACATTTTGTTATAATGAATTGCTCCTAAATAGTGTCAATAAAGCACTATTAACTTTTTCCTTTTAGCTCCATT is part of the Caminibacter pacificus genome and encodes:
- a CDS encoding diguanylate cyclase; translated protein: MKIKNYVDPVHSKEYTEIAEKTLEDVIAYFQTKNNPRLYILQDEKPLYIFTPVEIVDIFLQNKKDMKVKDYIQQNKKEIYTLNADMHIIDAYNDLRRRKLDFAPVMEDFKLIGEVSFETLSLKISFIAIKDPLTDVYNQKYFEVMIEESNELDKPLGIIMIRLENLSILESLYGHNFKLKVLKTFAKEIQNSIRDIDFVFRVENTFKILTFNNLEIVVKMVNRIKDRLSKIEIDELQIPFKMAFSHVPEIEMSVLLAVEECERKLIERD
- the rpmI gene encoding 50S ribosomal protein L35: MPKMKTNRGAAKRFKVKKSGKIKRGSAYRSHILTKKSQKRKRNLRAPKYVDQTNIKEVKLLLCI
- the rplT gene encoding 50S ribosomal protein L20; the encoded protein is MRVKTGIVRRRRHKKILKMAKGFYSGRRKHFRKAKEQVERSLVYAFRDRKQKKRDFRKLWIVRINAACRLNDISYSRFINGLKKAGIELDRKILADLAMNEPEVFASIVEKAKAAL
- a CDS encoding fatty acid--CoA ligase — translated: MKYLYNNFYEVLERNAREFRKKPAYFIDDKKVTWEEVKKKVDTFARTLELLGVKKEDKIPIYVANSLEFIIAYLATQKIGAIPVPINTFLKEDEVAFIVNDVEAELMVASSKLACNIPTIRSKTKVKKIIWEGDYKDLDENNISFSEILANYEAHESIELPKLEDLAVIIYTSGTTGKPKGAMLTYKNIFSNILGVNEIVKITNKDRFIAYLPMFHSFTMTVNLLLPMYSASPVVIIRSIMPFSNIIKQTLLKRVTIFTGVPDVYSALSRAKLPFYFHWLNKVRFFISGAAPLPGEVLNRFKAKFKKAPLLEGYGLSETSPVVAVNRPELQKPGSVGPTIPGVEVKIVNDDLVEVPVGEAGEIIVKGDNVMKGYYKREDATAETIINGWLLTGDIGKVDEDGYIYILDRKKDLIISRGVNIYPREIEEVCLKFPGVKECAVVGKKDENHGEIPIAFIEPEEDVKVDVRELRKFLKSHLANYKLPKEIYIVDNLPKNATGKVLKRVLREKLEDFINS
- a CDS encoding sensor histidine kinase; this translates as MELPKSQQELLQNLEKLIEQTYEAEKEFIELKNILNGVIEFLPQALWVVDKSGEVIVKNSKADEFDFIPQKGEIEVNDKVFLVQTSNIKDKTIISATDITEQKRNERLIAMGQMAAHLAHEIRNPIGSISILLALLKKSCPQNEMIDEMKSAIFRIERIIKSTLLFSKGIRLNKRKFLLSSLKKELEENIKYYSHSKEINFVYFLPDIEIKADYDLLLLVLQNMIINAIDAIEDDEKEEGLIEVLYEKNDKYHIINIYDSGKDFEDTNILFEPFKSTKTKGNGLGLALSKEIITAHEGKIELSKEKKGFKIYLPI
- the prfB gene encoding peptide chain release factor 2, yielding MDAFEYSELIKDLENKLSNIESILKPEELQKRLDEIAQMENDPNFWNDPKKSAKIQKEKNIIQRKLDKYKKAKQALMDNKDMYELASMEEDEETLNEVFNDVKELEKAIRDLEIEVMLSDENDEKNAIITIHPGAGGTESHDWASMLYRMYMRFAERRGWKVDVLDYQAGEEAGIKDATLLIKGENAYGYLKVENGIHRLVRVSPFDSAGRRHTSFASVQVSPEIDDDIEIEIDPKDIRIDVFRASGAGGQHVNKTESAVRITHVPTGIVVSCQQDRSQHKNKEMAFKMLKSKLYELELEKRRAEEEGKPKDEMGWGHQIRSYVLFPYQQVKDNRSNKAYSKVDDILDGDLDEIIEDVLISQKSTQGEG
- the panC gene encoding pantoate--beta-alanine ligase, translated to MEILKSPKEAVNFRNNLKGSVGFVPTMGALHEGHLSLIKKAREENDNVIVSIFVNPTQFLPGEDFNKYPRRLEADFEICKRAGVDAVFTPNPENMYTDDEILIKAPKIKGYILEGFFRPGHFDGVLQVVNKLFNIIRPTRAYFGKKDAQQLYLIKQMVKNFFFNIEIVEGETVREKDGLALSSRNIYLSDEERKRALSISKALKRAAKLSTKTDDIETIKKEMLDILEVDELQYIAFVDRDFNYIQKIQPGNTIVLIAAYVGTTRLIDNIYI
- a CDS encoding L,D-transpeptidase family protein, with amino-acid sequence MRRILALIFITTAVFAQNLIDTYRFEGVNSLIKQIEKTIQSKDYWLKRIKNDDVKFGYFQSPHFILFCNKRAKTLQVFAYKDGKLNEVAMFSNIIVGKLGDKEKEGDLKTPIGVYTLINKIKPSNTFYGPLAFVTSYPNLFDKVHHKDGYGIWIHGKPLDGERGDVSKGCIVLNNDEILRLDRLINYKKTTLEITEYPLFARKEDVAQILATLYKWRYAWKNSDIKKYISFYDKDFQRSNGMNLKEFIAYKKRVFRNKRGKKVEIYFKNIKIVPYQNIKNLPIYEITFHEDYISPGYEFHGYKEIYMIKRGDKFKILIEK
- the rimO gene encoding 30S ribosomal protein S12 methylthiotransferase RimO, which produces MKKLYLASLGCVKNLIDSEVMLGRLKDEYELTQNPSEADLIIVNTCGFINPAKEESIETILELANEKKENAKLVVTGCLSERYKDILPQEIPEVDIWSGVGDFGNIDKVIKSNKKKYFSPKVYLIHNEDRVITGSAYHAYIKLSEGCNQKCAFCAIPNFKGRLNSRPIEEIIEEIKRLKAKGYKDFSLASQDSSSYLRDKGIKDGLERLIDEIDKIEGITVRILYLYPATTTKRLIRKIFSSKKVQNYFDMPIQHISPKMLKIMRRPGSVERLKELLYEMRKEFSFVRTSVIVGHPGESEEDFNELKEFLKEYEFDRVNVFAYSDEEDTPAFKRKDKIPQDIIEKRVKEISKIVKKTTKKALKKYVGKICECYMDGLTKDNLFYSVRPKLWAPEVDGDILVNESEIENLKVGELYKVKVENLAGEDLIGKIIK
- the tilS gene encoding tRNA lysidine(34) synthetase TilS — translated: MEKSSNNLLAFSAGVDSTALFFWLLEKNIPFDIAIVNYHTRKTSDEEVEYAKTLAKKYNKKIYIKDCFLEKFSENEARKCRYEFFEEIMKKHNYDTLILAHQLNDRFEWFLMQLSKGAGLKELIAMEKWEEREWYRIYRPFYNVSRDEILTFLNERGIKYYIDETNFDKKYKRNFFRHNFSDKFIKLYKEGVKRSFEFLEEDKKLLFDTDWKREKDLFWFKKSNPKRDIKKIDLILKKLGILPTKAQKDEILKTDFNCVIQGKIAIDSNNSHIFIAPYVKIPLSKENKEKYRKLKIPPKIRGYLQKENICIT
- a CDS encoding metallophosphoesterase, coding for MYYVIYGDVHGCLEEWEELRKLIPKNSFEISVGDILDKGPYPVEALRYAKKNKIFTIMGNHEYKHLRKYWGRKVILDEDQQRVYPQLKQEDFDFIESMPFFLKLNHLTILHGGITNKIRLNNPPLNIMTLLLFLREVDENDKFLPLNHNHPNASFWADRYDGHEGFIVYGHNPFKDVKKNKFAAGIDTACVYGNKLTALVIKNTLKPWDYEIIQVNAKKQYSPLHFEIQNP